A stretch of the Nicotiana tabacum cultivar K326 chromosome 6, ASM71507v2, whole genome shotgun sequence genome encodes the following:
- the LOC107796896 gene encoding transcription initiation factor IIF subunit alpha-like, whose amino-acid sequence MRAPITRFIRDAIPVKDEYSSTANNSVLIKCASPFPKTTQSPATGPVTEDEIRAFLMQRKQVTKLSLVSKFKSRLKCREDKIAFANVLRRISKIQKTGTASYVVLQDAIPVEDESSSTANHSFLIKRASPFPKTAQSLATGPVTEDEIRAFLLQRKSVTTLHLVSKFKSRLQRREDKAAFADVLKRITKIQKTGTTSYVVLRERLESNTQVHGLAAKINRLGIND is encoded by the exons ATGCGTGCTCCAATTACACGATTTATCCGA GATGCAATACCTGTGAAAGATGAATATTCATCTACTGCCAATAACAGTGTGCTCATAAAATGTGCATCACCTTTTCCCAAAACTACTCAAAGTCCTGCGACAGGTCCTGTTACCGAAGATGAAATTAGAGCTTTTCTGATGCAGAGAAAACAAGTGACCAAACTGAGTCTTGTCAGCAAATTTAAATCTCGTTTAAAATGTAGAGAG GATAAGATTGCTTTTGCTAATGTATTGAGGAGGATCTCCAAGATACAGAAAACCGGTACAGCTAGCTATGTTGTGTTACAG GATGCAATACCTGTGGAAGATGAATCTTCATCTACAGCGAATCACAGTTTTCTCATAAAGCGTGCATCACCCTTTCCCAAAACTGCTCAAAGTCTTGCCACAGGTCCTGTTACCGAAGATGAAATTAGAGCTTTTCTGTTGCAGAGAAAATCAGTGACCACACTGCATCTTGTCAGCAAATTTAAATCTCGTTTGCAACGTAGAGAG GATAAGGCTGCTTTTGCTGATGTATTGAAGAGGATCACCAAGATACAGAAAACCGGTACAACTAGCTATGTTGTGTTACGAGAGAG GCTGGAGTCAAATACACAAGTACATGGTCTGGCAGCCAAGATTAATCGTTTGGGCATTAATGATTAG